GCGTGCGCGCGACGGTGCTGGATGGGCTGTGCCATGGTTTCCGCCCGATTGTCCCTGCCGATTGCGTCGGCGACCGCGCCCAGTCTCCCCACGATGCAAGCCTGTTTGATCTGTCGCAGAAGTACGCGGACATCGTTCACAGCCAGGACGTGATCGCGTTCCTTTCGCAGCTCAAATCCGTCGCAGCCTGACGACCGCAAAGGAGATTGTCATATGTACTCAGAGAGTCTGAATGATGCCGCGATGTGGCTTGAGGTCTTGCGGCTCTCCCGTGTGAAGCCGGGCGAAACGGTTTGTGTGTTGACTGGCGCTGCTTCGAACGAGCGCAACTTCCGTGCTGCCATGCGCGCATCGCAGGAATTGGGCTGTACGACCTTCCAGCTCCATATTCCGCCGGCCGCGCCGATCCGTACTGTCGGCGCTGACCGAACGTCCTTTGTCGGTGTCACTCCTCTCACCGGGAATCGTGCCGCGATCGAGACGCTGAAGAATGTCTCGTTCGTCGCCGATCTGATGGGGCTCCTGCATTCGCCCGAGCAAATCGAGATCCTGAAAGCCGGCACGCGTATGCTCATGGTGCTCGAGCCGCCGGAAATCCTGGCGCGCATGATTCCCACCGAGGACGACAAGCGGCGCGTCATGGCATGTGACGCGCGATTGCGGCGAGCGAAGACCATGAAGGTGACGTCGGCGGCCGGCACTGACCTCGTTTTGCCGATTGGTCAGTTTCCGTCCTTGCCGGAATATGGATACGCCGACGAGCCCGGTCATTGGGA
This genomic stretch from Bradyrhizobium sp. CCGB12 harbors:
- a CDS encoding 2,5-dihydroxypyridine 5,6-dioxygenase, with translation MYSESLNDAAMWLEVLRLSRVKPGETVCVLTGAASNERNFRAAMRASQELGCTTFQLHIPPAAPIRTVGADRTSFVGVTPLTGNRAAIETLKNVSFVADLMGLLHSPEQIEILKAGTRMLMVLEPPEILARMIPTEDDKRRVMACDARLRRAKTMKVTSAAGTDLVLPIGQFPSLPEYGYADEPGHWDHWPSGFTSTWPNEGQGDGTVVIDVGDMLFPFKMYATSRITLRIERGLIRSIEGGFEAEYLKEYMASYNDPGAYGISHVGYGLQPRAKWTALQMQHDKSRTLGMDGRSFYGNFLFSTGPNSEAGGRNNSPCHIDIPMRNCTVLLDGEAMVRDGDVVAADQRVAGAGPQTGVQLVAAE